In Pedosphaera parvula Ellin514, the sequence TTGGTCTGCAGGTGGCCAAAGCGGCTACGGAATCCTCTGATACTGATGCTCGTTGGCAGTCAGCCGTCTTACTTGGACGAATTCGTTCTCAACCAGCAATCGAACTACTGAAGCGTTTTACTGATGACGAAGAAGAATATGTCCGTCGTCGAGCCCGCATGGCTTTGGAAGGGGGCGAATGAGAAACAAGGGATTTGTTCACTGGTTCAATTCACAATTATTCTGGCGGCTGGAACAGTCTGATAGCTCTCATAGACTATTGTTTCAACGGGGCAAAAATGAGTGATGAGCGAATGGAATTAATTTTGGAATCGATTCTAGAAATCCAGGAAACCGCCACGCTGGTACAAATCTTGGCGCGTATCTGGACCTTGCGCTTTACCAATGTTTTGGCACAATATGCTTATGACCGCGAAAGCACATGTTTTGGAATTGGTTCAAAAACTACCCGAGGGGGCTAGCTATGAACAAATCGCGCGGGAGATCGAGTTGGTAGCGGGCATTCGTGAAGCTCAAGAGCAAATCGCCCGTGGTGAAGGAATGACTGTGGAAGAAGTGCTGAAACAAATTCCTTCATGGATTATAAAGTC encodes:
- a CDS encoding HEAT repeat domain-containing protein, yielding MEILEKYPKIGLQVAKAATESSDTDARWQSAVLLGRIRSQPAIELLKRFTDDEEEYVRRRARMALEGGE